A stretch of Gemmatimonadota bacterium DNA encodes these proteins:
- the queF gene encoding NADPH-dependent 7-cyano-7-deazaguanine reductase QueF: MDIEPRHKQFDFDGPEAIKPEVLETFPYESKGDPLDVDIDTDEFTAVCPWTGLPDFGEVIVSYVPDEQVLELRSYKYYLLSYRNVGMVQEHVTRRILDDLVAAVRPVRMTVSTDYRVRGGIHTTCTAEYEKE; the protein is encoded by the coding sequence ATGGACATCGAACCCCGACATAAGCAGTTCGACTTCGACGGCCCCGAGGCCATCAAGCCCGAGGTCCTGGAGACCTTCCCCTACGAATCGAAGGGCGATCCCCTCGACGTGGATATCGATACGGACGAGTTCACGGCGGTCTGCCCCTGGACGGGGCTGCCGGATTTCGGTGAGGTGATCGTGTCCTACGTGCCGGACGAGCAGGTCCTCGAACTGCGGTCCTACAAGTACTACCTGCTCTCCTACCGGAACGTCGGCATGGTGCAGGAGCATGTCACGCGCCGGATCCTCGACGACCTCGTCGCCGCCGTACGGCCGGTCCGCATGACGGTCAGCACCGACTACCGGGTCCGCGGCGGCATCCACACGACCTGCACGGCGGAGTACGAGAAGGAATAG
- a CDS encoding ABC transporter substrate-binding protein has protein sequence MLRLFVLFSLVLFTPPVNGQSVTVVSFGGSFAQASEKAIHSRFEVESGISVDMDHFNGGLAQVRSQVEIGKVYWDVVDFEMAELVRACDEGLIVPIETERYSPGSDGTPAHKDFDSGTITECGVGKLYFSTVFAYNEKNIGDIMPTTIKDFFDMAGFPGRRGLRRVPQGNLEFALMADGVRVEEVYAVLDTEAGVDRAFEKLDTIKEHVVWWDTGAQPPQLLADGEVAMTTAYNGRIFNAQAKEGQPFVIVWDGQILKMGAYGIVEGTQNLEAAHRFVDFASSARSMAELTRYIAYSPTRRSAMQLISVHAETGVEMMPHLPTGPQNMARALHNNWQWWSDNGEEINERFSTWLTK, from the coding sequence ATGTTACGATTATTCGTGTTATTTTCGCTGGTTTTGTTTACGCCGCCTGTGAACGGCCAATCTGTAACCGTGGTCAGCTTTGGCGGGTCGTTCGCCCAGGCCAGTGAGAAAGCCATCCACAGTCGCTTCGAGGTCGAGTCCGGTATAAGTGTAGACATGGACCATTTCAACGGTGGATTGGCCCAGGTACGCTCGCAGGTCGAGATCGGTAAAGTGTATTGGGATGTGGTCGATTTCGAAATGGCCGAGCTGGTTCGAGCCTGTGACGAAGGTTTGATCGTGCCGATAGAAACCGAACGCTACTCACCAGGGTCCGATGGTACGCCCGCACACAAGGATTTCGATTCGGGAACGATTACCGAATGCGGTGTGGGCAAGTTGTATTTCTCTACGGTGTTCGCCTACAACGAAAAGAACATCGGTGACATAATGCCCACAACGATCAAAGACTTTTTCGACATGGCCGGATTTCCGGGTCGAAGGGGCTTGCGGCGCGTGCCGCAAGGTAACCTCGAATTTGCGCTAATGGCCGACGGAGTACGTGTCGAAGAAGTATACGCCGTCCTGGACACGGAAGCAGGCGTAGACCGAGCGTTTGAAAAACTGGATACCATTAAAGAACACGTCGTATGGTGGGATACCGGTGCACAGCCGCCTCAATTGCTGGCCGACGGCGAAGTGGCTATGACTACGGCTTACAATGGCCGTATCTTCAACGCCCAGGCGAAGGAAGGTCAACCGTTCGTAATCGTCTGGGACGGACAGATACTGAAGATGGGCGCCTACGGCATCGTAGAAGGCACACAGAACCTCGAAGCCGCACATCGTTTCGTGGACTTTGCTTCATCGGCCCGGTCGATGGCAGAATTGACCAGGTACATTGCGTACAGTCCTACACGCCGATCGGCCATGCAGCTCATCAGTGTACACGCCGAAACCGGAGTGGAAATGATGCCGCACTTGCCGACAGGTCCGCAAAACATGGCACGTGCCCTGCATAACAACTGGCAGTGGTGGAGCGACAACGGAGAGGAAATCAACGAGCGTTTCAGCACATGGTTGACAAAATAG